A single window of Archangium gephyra DNA harbors:
- a CDS encoding acyl-CoA dehydrogenase family protein yields MAPDGGQAPAAVADLVAYAEALVPTLEALSARMERERRLLPEVLDALHAAGLFRLVLPRSLNGTEADPLTLLRVIETLARGDASTAWCVGQAAGCAMSAACLEHEVAWEVFGRDPRAVLAWGPGPEARAIVHGDGYRVTGTWSFTSGGRHATWLGTHCPLFEADGVTPRLHPDGRQQVRTLLVPASAVTWTDIWNVTGLRGTASDAFSLSGHFVRHAYSLVRDEPRAGHEAAPLYRLSSLCIYEIAFAGVALGIARGALDAFVAVARDKVPRGMKRPLRDNAVVQAGTARAEAGLQSARVYLLHVIDTLWSGVRAPGGGLTLEHRMALRLASTHAIHQAREAVDFAYHSAGTSAIFETHPLERRFRDMHTVTQQLQGRMAHFETVGAWMLGGEPDLSFV; encoded by the coding sequence GTGGCACCAGATGGAGGACAGGCGCCAGCCGCCGTCGCCGACCTTGTCGCGTATGCCGAGGCGCTGGTGCCGACGTTGGAGGCCCTGTCGGCCCGGATGGAGCGCGAGCGCCGGCTGCTGCCCGAAGTGCTCGACGCGCTGCACGCGGCCGGCCTGTTCCGCCTGGTGTTGCCGCGCTCGCTGAACGGCACCGAGGCCGATCCGCTGACGCTCCTCCGGGTCATCGAGACGCTCGCCCGGGGCGATGCCAGCACGGCCTGGTGTGTCGGGCAGGCGGCTGGTTGTGCCATGTCGGCCGCCTGCCTCGAGCACGAGGTGGCCTGGGAGGTCTTCGGGCGGGATCCGCGCGCCGTGCTGGCCTGGGGACCCGGCCCCGAGGCCAGGGCGATCGTTCACGGGGATGGCTATCGCGTCACCGGCACCTGGAGCTTCACCAGCGGCGGCCGGCACGCGACCTGGCTGGGCACACATTGTCCGCTCTTCGAGGCGGACGGCGTGACGCCGCGCCTGCACCCCGATGGACGGCAGCAGGTGCGCACCCTGCTGGTGCCGGCGTCCGCCGTCACCTGGACCGACATCTGGAATGTCACCGGGCTGCGGGGCACCGCGAGCGATGCCTTCTCGCTCTCCGGCCATTTCGTGCGCCACGCGTACTCACTCGTCCGCGACGAACCGCGGGCGGGCCACGAGGCGGCGCCGCTGTACCGCTTGTCCTCGCTCTGCATCTACGAGATTGCCTTCGCCGGTGTGGCGCTGGGCATCGCGCGTGGAGCACTGGACGCCTTCGTGGCGGTCGCACGCGACAAGGTGCCTCGGGGCATGAAGCGCCCGCTCCGCGACAACGCGGTGGTGCAAGCCGGCACGGCGCGGGCCGAGGCCGGACTTCAATCGGCCCGTGTCTATCTGTTGCACGTCATCGATACGCTCTGGAGCGGGGTGAGGGCGCCCGGTGGCGGCCTCACGCTCGAGCACCGCATGGCCCTGCGGCTGGCCTCGACGCATGCCATCCACCAGGCGCGCGAAGCCGTCGACTTCGCCTACCACTCCGCCGGGACGTCGGCGATCTTCGAGACCCATCCGCTGGAGCGCCGGTTCCGCGACATGCACACGGTGACGCAGCAGCTTCAGGGCCGCATGGCGCACTTCGAGACCGTGGGGGCCTGGATGCTGGGCGGTGAGCCGGACCTGTCGTTCGTGTAG
- a CDS encoding TIGR02270 family protein — MSHTLMDVLEEHLDEAAFLWLQWERGLVAPHYVLNEMDGLEERLLAHVDGLVLGGAPAAEKLLIPALEAQEDVERVTAAAYTLLGAEHPSGAEAVRAALESASPEVLPAFRRALELRGFEAPLPSWLVTLLKQDEPAQRALALDVLASHGVDPGPVLPDLLRHEDPHVAAAALRAAARLRSPLERQVLQAGLTSPEPALRDAAITAGLLKGHRAAWTACQAAVDSKAPEPRLPALLLALSGDARELERLKRLLEEPRHRPDALWALGFSGQPAAAELCLPWMEDDAVSHLAAEAFCAITGLSLEGSLAVPPTEEDSLPPLEEETLDVDLTPQPEDDLPRPAAAEVLAWWKEARKNFELDRRYLRGKPFGTEALVESLVTAPMRRRHALALDLALRSRGELRVPTRAFTPSQRKALEAVRTAVPSALSRAFTDGLHSS, encoded by the coding sequence ATGAGCCACACGCTGATGGATGTGCTGGAAGAGCACCTGGACGAGGCGGCCTTCCTCTGGCTGCAGTGGGAGCGAGGCCTCGTGGCTCCCCACTACGTGCTGAACGAAATGGACGGGCTCGAGGAGCGGTTGCTGGCCCATGTGGATGGCCTCGTCCTGGGCGGGGCGCCCGCGGCCGAGAAGCTGCTGATTCCAGCCCTCGAGGCCCAGGAGGACGTGGAACGCGTCACCGCCGCGGCCTACACCCTGCTGGGCGCCGAGCACCCCTCGGGCGCCGAGGCGGTACGAGCGGCCCTGGAGAGCGCCTCTCCCGAGGTCCTCCCCGCCTTTCGGCGAGCACTCGAGCTGAGAGGCTTCGAGGCCCCCCTGCCCTCCTGGCTCGTCACGCTGCTCAAGCAGGACGAGCCCGCACAGCGGGCCCTCGCGCTGGATGTGCTCGCCTCCCACGGCGTGGATCCGGGCCCGGTGCTCCCGGACCTGCTCCGGCACGAGGATCCACACGTGGCGGCAGCTGCCCTCCGAGCCGCCGCTCGCCTCCGGTCCCCCCTGGAACGCCAGGTGCTCCAGGCTGGCCTGACGTCACCTGAGCCCGCCCTCCGGGATGCCGCCATCACGGCGGGGTTGCTGAAGGGCCATCGGGCCGCCTGGACCGCCTGCCAGGCAGCCGTCGACAGCAAGGCGCCAGAGCCGCGGCTGCCCGCCCTGTTGCTCGCATTGAGTGGGGATGCTCGCGAGCTGGAGCGGCTGAAGCGCCTCCTCGAGGAACCCCGCCACCGTCCGGATGCGCTCTGGGCCCTGGGCTTCAGCGGCCAACCCGCCGCCGCCGAGCTCTGCCTGCCGTGGATGGAGGATGATGCCGTGTCCCACCTGGCGGCCGAGGCCTTCTGCGCCATCACCGGCCTGAGCCTGGAAGGCTCTCTGGCCGTACCGCCTACCGAGGAAGACTCCTTGCCTCCGCTGGAGGAGGAGACCCTCGATGTCGATCTCACCCCCCAACCGGAGGATGACCTTCCCCGTCCGGCCGCCGCGGAAGTGCTCGCGTGGTGGAAGGAGGCTCGCAAGAACTTCGAGCTGGACCGGCGCTACCTGCGGGGAAAGCCCTTCGGAACCGAAGCGCTCGTCGAGTCGCTGGTGACGGCTCCCATGCGCCGGCGCCATGCGTTGGCGCTGGACCTGGCGCTGCGCAGCCGAGGGGAACTGCGAGTGCCCACACGGGCCTTCACCCCCTCTCAACGGAAGGCCCTGGAGGCAGTGCGCACAGCGGTTCCATCCGCCCTGAGCCGTGCCTTCACCGACGGGCTCCATTCGTCCTGA
- a CDS encoding two-component system sensor histidine kinase NtrB: MRAAEPTGQSSPSTGSRAWILQRLDAVLSEPLRRAPPSELVRYRILVGAAFFLFLFNALFTVWSFLLEQSLYPSTIACLLYLGSVLLMRGSTTPGPAAVLMLTTMVLVLLGTALEYRLPYFGMHALTMLIPALAVFLAGAPAGLFVTVLMIAMLCVGYPLYLSRVGINPEAFSSAYLVFSHFFAGVAFLGAWGLGSLHNSTRDSAQAFLERTLKALRDSESKLSSVLESTDDLVVSVDLEGRLLTANSAARQFHLRCYGKEPVVGELFGTSQPERPELWGPPLARVRAGERARLEDEYELDGSRHLLDVHLSPLLDLEGRAVGMTLFARDITARRDAETRLGELHRTLVDTSRQAGMAEVTTGVLHNVGNTLNSVNISTSIITERLRKSRLSGLAKATGLLSEHSSDLASFLTQDAQGQQLPAYLIAVSRQLQEEREGLLREMQALGESVEHINSIIAMQQMHARAAGVLEQVAIPQLIDEAMRLLAGSFEQLGIRVERDYAPVPPISVDRHKLLQILINLLSNARHALVDSQKQDKWMRLRIQPASDGTGVRIEVTDNGVGIAPENLPRLFMQGFTTKKTGHGFGLHISALSAAEMKGRLTCSSPGLGQGATFTLELPTAAQEPHG, translated from the coding sequence ATGCGCGCCGCCGAACCAACCGGGCAGTCCTCTCCGAGCACGGGCTCGCGTGCCTGGATCCTCCAGCGGCTGGACGCCGTTCTCTCGGAACCCCTGCGGAGGGCGCCCCCTTCGGAGCTCGTCCGCTACCGGATCCTGGTCGGAGCCGCCTTCTTCCTGTTCCTGTTCAACGCCCTCTTCACGGTGTGGTCGTTCCTGCTGGAGCAGTCTCTCTACCCCAGCACCATCGCCTGTCTGCTCTACCTGGGGTCGGTGTTGCTGATGCGCGGCTCCACCACCCCCGGCCCCGCGGCGGTGCTCATGCTGACGACCATGGTGCTCGTGCTGCTGGGGACCGCCCTGGAATACAGGCTCCCCTATTTCGGCATGCATGCCCTGACCATGCTGATTCCCGCGCTTGCCGTCTTCCTGGCGGGCGCGCCGGCGGGACTGTTCGTCACCGTCCTCATGATCGCCATGCTCTGCGTGGGCTATCCGCTCTACCTCTCGCGAGTGGGCATCAATCCAGAGGCCTTCTCCTCCGCCTATCTCGTGTTCTCCCACTTCTTCGCGGGGGTTGCCTTCCTGGGGGCCTGGGGGCTGGGGTCGTTGCACAACTCCACGCGGGACTCGGCCCAGGCCTTCCTCGAGCGGACCTTGAAGGCGCTGCGCGACAGCGAGAGCAAGTTGAGCAGCGTCCTGGAGAGCACGGATGATCTCGTGGTCTCGGTCGATTTGGAGGGCCGCCTGCTCACCGCCAACTCCGCGGCGAGACAGTTCCACCTGCGGTGCTATGGCAAGGAGCCCGTGGTGGGCGAGCTCTTCGGAACCAGCCAGCCCGAGCGACCCGAGCTCTGGGGGCCGCCGCTGGCCAGGGTGCGCGCCGGCGAGCGAGCGCGGCTCGAGGACGAGTACGAGCTGGATGGCTCCCGGCACCTCCTGGATGTCCACCTCAGCCCGCTGCTCGACCTGGAGGGACGCGCGGTGGGCATGACGCTCTTCGCACGGGACATCACCGCCCGCCGTGACGCGGAGACGCGGCTGGGCGAGCTGCACCGCACCTTGGTGGACACCTCCCGGCAGGCCGGCATGGCGGAGGTCACCACCGGCGTGCTCCACAACGTCGGCAACACGCTCAACAGCGTCAACATCTCCACCAGCATCATCACCGAGCGTCTGCGCAAGTCCCGCCTCTCCGGCCTGGCCAAGGCCACCGGGCTCCTGAGCGAGCACTCTTCCGATCTGGCCTCCTTCCTCACCCAGGACGCCCAGGGCCAGCAGCTTCCGGCCTACCTCATCGCCGTCTCCCGTCAGCTGCAGGAGGAGCGGGAGGGCCTTCTCCGCGAGATGCAGGCGCTGGGCGAGAGCGTGGAGCACATCAACTCCATCATCGCCATGCAGCAGATGCACGCGCGGGCCGCGGGTGTGCTGGAGCAGGTGGCCATCCCCCAACTCATCGACGAGGCGATGCGCCTGCTCGCCGGCTCCTTCGAGCAGCTGGGCATCCGCGTCGAGCGAGACTACGCCCCCGTGCCGCCCATCTCCGTGGACCGCCACAAGCTGTTGCAGATCCTCATCAACCTGCTGAGCAATGCACGGCACGCGCTGGTGGACAGCCAGAAGCAGGACAAGTGGATGCGCCTGCGCATCCAGCCGGCGTCTGACGGGACAGGGGTCCGCATCGAGGTGACCGACAATGGCGTGGGGATCGCCCCGGAGAACCTGCCACGCCTGTTCATGCAAGGCTTCACCACCAAGAAGACAGGCCACGGCTTCGGCCTGCACATCAGTGCCCTGTCGGCCGCGGAGATGAAGGGGCGGCTGACCTGCTCCAGCCCCGGCCTCGGACAGGGTGCCACCTTCACCCTCGAACTCCCCACGGCGGCCCAAGAGCCGCATGGCTGA
- a CDS encoding serine/threonine-protein kinase PknK gives MRVPARADFIGNERFQVRRPLGQGSFGHVYEVFDTLYNTVVALKLLHEPRPIALYRFKQEFRLLGDLVHPNLVTLYELHSEGNQWFFTMEYVEGSHFTSYVRSMSASLSLSDSPQDRTETVIPSQRQSATGSSDPHDATATFSSAEPSGEVPVPRDTRPTASPFLVDPERLRAAFYHLAQGVRALHSAGIVHRDLKPSNVLVTPTGRVVLLDFGLAKELAPAPQDQAPEGVAGSPSYMAPEQWSGEGISEATDWYSVGVMLYEALSGIRPFYGNSSERREQQNQGPVPLSQVTQDIPKDLSELCMRMLEPDPSRRPGFEEILACFAPRGESAGSRGPVALPERGRTLVGREAELAVLEEAFQRSTAGKPGIVYLHGPPGMGKSTLLRGFVESIHQRGAIALMGRCHERESVPYKALDSLFDSLVRFLLRLPLEEARALLPERFHELLAVFPVLRVVAERLDPTPAPPAPQEPLLARRHVDTVLKELLRRISGRGPLVFCLDDLQWGDVDSAQLMAELLSPPDMPTLLLVASYRSGEAASSPFLRELERLLAHSLVLEAPRELVLGPLPAEEATRLALFRMGASSHEARLQAERIIREAEGNPFFIEELARPEPGSGPTARESEASGEHVTLSGVLARRLRQLPEGARRLLEVAAVSGRPTEETVVLEAARLGDTALSSLVLLRAQHLLQGRTGDSSRLEVAHDRIRESVLAQLAPTTLAHHHRRLAEVWVQRPEPDPEQLALHLHGAGELREAAVQAFRAAERAWKALAFHRAADLFGSALDWSGGTANAALPEPRVLKLRRAEALANAGRGGEAGPLFLQVAEEGPEEHGLDLRRRAIESLMLSGRIDEGLTLVRPVLSRVGLSYSDSNAVAIGGVAWNMMRLMAGGAKLRQRPDPVPAELHARMDVTWALGKSLASIESLRAMGFQIQSLRMALESGDAARASRALTAFGALWLWQGTAGSVKRGARYQEQGKALALELKDPALIGFAETYQSTHSYVLGEWSTALAQADHGMKLLQEHGLDVIWETNVGRTQACLVLQATHGLRELGHRASEWFRVANESGDLFSRVTASFSTALCLISQGQTDEARALMTEMMAGWSRLGAIQHGFQVLRETLAELYEGKLEQARERLEKAWPSLVAGQWLRGQLGRFELYGLRARLSLALAEREPQRRGELLRSARKDIGLLAQELRRDTPSLVHLLQAGAARLDDQPEQALTHLSAAIDGYDAAGMPTLAACARLWKGELVGGEAGKELVTRATEPLRGEDIREPRRWAAVLAPGFGA, from the coding sequence GTGAGGGTCCCCGCGAGAGCCGACTTCATCGGCAATGAGCGCTTCCAGGTCCGCCGTCCCCTGGGCCAGGGCTCGTTCGGCCATGTCTACGAAGTCTTCGACACCCTCTACAACACGGTGGTGGCCCTCAAGCTCCTCCACGAGCCCCGGCCCATCGCGCTCTACCGCTTCAAACAGGAGTTCCGGCTGTTGGGGGATCTCGTCCACCCCAACCTGGTGACCCTCTACGAGCTGCACTCGGAGGGCAACCAGTGGTTCTTCACCATGGAGTACGTGGAGGGCTCCCACTTCACCTCGTACGTGCGCTCCATGAGCGCCTCCCTGTCCCTGAGTGACTCGCCCCAGGACAGGACCGAGACGGTGATTCCGAGCCAGCGGCAGAGCGCCACGGGCTCGAGCGACCCCCACGACGCGACGGCCACCTTCTCCTCGGCGGAGCCCTCGGGGGAGGTGCCCGTTCCGCGCGACACCCGGCCCACGGCGTCACCCTTCCTCGTCGACCCCGAGCGCCTGCGCGCCGCCTTCTACCACCTGGCGCAGGGCGTCCGGGCCCTCCACTCCGCTGGCATCGTCCACCGCGACCTCAAGCCGTCCAATGTCCTGGTCACCCCCACCGGCCGGGTCGTGCTGCTCGACTTCGGGCTCGCCAAGGAGCTGGCGCCCGCGCCCCAGGATCAGGCCCCCGAGGGAGTTGCCGGCTCGCCCTCGTACATGGCGCCCGAGCAGTGGTCGGGCGAGGGCATCTCCGAGGCCACCGACTGGTACAGCGTCGGGGTGATGCTCTACGAGGCCCTCAGCGGCATCCGCCCCTTCTACGGAAACTCCTCCGAGCGGCGCGAGCAGCAGAACCAGGGGCCCGTCCCCCTCTCCCAGGTGACGCAGGACATTCCCAAGGATCTCTCGGAGCTGTGCATGCGCATGCTCGAGCCGGATCCGAGCCGCCGGCCGGGATTCGAGGAGATCCTCGCCTGCTTCGCTCCACGAGGTGAAAGCGCCGGCTCGCGCGGGCCCGTGGCGCTGCCGGAGCGGGGACGCACGCTGGTGGGCCGCGAGGCGGAGCTGGCGGTGCTGGAGGAGGCCTTCCAGCGCAGCACGGCCGGAAAGCCCGGCATCGTGTACCTGCACGGCCCGCCCGGCATGGGCAAGAGCACGCTGCTGCGCGGCTTCGTGGAGTCCATCCACCAGCGCGGGGCCATTGCCCTCATGGGCCGCTGCCACGAGCGCGAGTCCGTGCCGTACAAGGCCCTGGACAGCCTGTTCGACTCGCTCGTGCGCTTCCTGCTCCGGCTCCCGCTCGAGGAGGCGCGAGCGCTCCTCCCGGAGCGTTTCCACGAGCTGCTGGCGGTGTTTCCCGTGCTCCGGGTGGTGGCGGAGCGGCTCGATCCCACGCCAGCCCCGCCCGCGCCGCAAGAGCCCCTCCTGGCCCGCCGGCACGTGGACACCGTCCTCAAGGAGCTGCTGCGGCGCATCTCCGGGCGGGGGCCCCTCGTGTTCTGCCTGGATGACCTGCAGTGGGGTGACGTGGACAGCGCCCAGTTGATGGCGGAGCTGCTCTCGCCGCCCGACATGCCCACGCTCCTGCTGGTGGCGAGCTACCGCAGTGGGGAGGCCGCGAGCAGTCCCTTCCTGCGCGAGCTCGAGCGGCTCCTGGCGCACTCGCTCGTGCTGGAAGCGCCGCGTGAGCTCGTCCTCGGGCCGCTGCCGGCGGAAGAGGCCACGCGGCTGGCGCTGTTCCGGATGGGAGCCTCCTCGCACGAGGCCCGGCTCCAGGCCGAGCGCATCATCCGCGAGGCCGAGGGCAACCCGTTCTTCATCGAGGAGCTCGCCCGCCCCGAGCCGGGCAGCGGCCCCACGGCCAGGGAGTCCGAGGCGTCCGGAGAGCACGTCACCCTGAGCGGCGTCCTGGCGCGGCGGCTCCGCCAGCTGCCGGAGGGCGCCCGCCGTCTGCTGGAAGTGGCGGCCGTGTCCGGACGGCCCACGGAGGAGACGGTGGTGCTCGAGGCGGCCCGCCTTGGGGACACCGCGCTCTCCTCGCTGGTGCTCCTGCGCGCTCAACACCTGCTCCAGGGCCGCACCGGGGACTCCTCCCGTCTCGAGGTGGCCCACGACCGCATCCGCGAGAGCGTGCTGGCCCAGCTCGCGCCCACCACGCTCGCCCACCACCACCGCCGGCTGGCCGAGGTGTGGGTCCAGCGGCCCGAGCCGGATCCGGAGCAGCTCGCCCTGCACCTGCATGGCGCGGGCGAGCTGCGCGAGGCGGCCGTCCAGGCGTTCCGCGCGGCGGAGCGGGCCTGGAAGGCGCTGGCCTTCCACCGTGCCGCGGACCTCTTCGGCTCGGCACTCGATTGGAGTGGTGGCACCGCGAACGCCGCCCTGCCCGAGCCGCGCGTGTTGAAGCTGCGCCGCGCCGAGGCACTCGCCAACGCGGGCCGGGGTGGCGAGGCGGGACCGCTCTTCCTCCAGGTGGCCGAGGAGGGGCCCGAGGAGCACGGGTTGGACCTGCGGCGCCGGGCCATCGAGAGCCTGATGCTCAGCGGCCGGATCGACGAGGGGCTGACGCTGGTGCGGCCGGTGCTGTCGCGCGTGGGCCTGTCCTACTCGGACTCCAACGCCGTGGCGATTGGCGGCGTGGCGTGGAACATGATGCGCCTGATGGCGGGCGGCGCGAAGCTGCGCCAACGGCCGGACCCCGTCCCCGCCGAGCTGCACGCCCGCATGGACGTGACGTGGGCCCTGGGCAAGTCCCTGGCGAGCATCGAGTCGCTGCGCGCCATGGGCTTCCAGATTCAAAGCCTGCGCATGGCCCTCGAGTCCGGAGACGCCGCCCGGGCGTCCCGCGCGCTGACCGCCTTCGGAGCCTTGTGGCTCTGGCAGGGCACCGCCGGCTCGGTGAAGCGGGGGGCGCGCTACCAGGAGCAGGGCAAGGCGCTCGCGCTCGAGCTGAAGGATCCCGCCCTCATCGGCTTCGCGGAGACGTACCAGAGCACCCACTCGTACGTGCTCGGCGAGTGGAGCACCGCCCTGGCCCAGGCGGACCACGGGATGAAGCTGCTGCAGGAGCACGGCCTGGACGTCATCTGGGAGACCAACGTCGGGCGCACCCAGGCGTGTCTGGTGTTGCAGGCCACGCACGGCCTGCGCGAGCTGGGGCACCGCGCCTCGGAGTGGTTCCGGGTGGCCAACGAGTCGGGAGACCTCTTCTCCCGCGTCACCGCGTCCTTCTCCACGGCCCTGTGCCTCATCTCCCAGGGCCAGACGGACGAGGCCCGCGCGCTCATGACCGAGATGATGGCGGGCTGGAGCCGGCTCGGTGCCATCCAGCACGGCTTCCAGGTGCTGCGCGAGACGCTGGCGGAGCTGTACGAGGGCAAGCTGGAGCAGGCCCGGGAGCGGCTGGAGAAGGCGTGGCCCTCGCTGGTGGCCGGACAGTGGCTGCGCGGCCAGCTCGGCCGCTTCGAGCTGTACGGGCTGCGCGCCCGCCTCTCCCTCGCCCTGGCGGAGCGGGAGCCCCAGCGGCGCGGGGAGCTCCTGCGGAGCGCACGCAAGGACATCGGCCTGCTCGCCCAGGAGCTCCGGCGTGACACCCCGTCCCTGGTGCACCTGCTCCAGGCGGGAGCGGCCCGGCTCGATGACCAGCCTGAGCAGGCGCTCACGCACCTGTCGGCGGCCATCGACGGCTACGACGCGGCCGGCATGCCCACGCTGGCCGCCTGTGCCCGCCTGTGGAAGGGAGAGCTGGTGGGAGGCGAGGCGGGCAAGGAGCTCGTCACCCGCGCCACCGAGCCCCTGCGGGGCGAGGACATCCGCGAGCCGCGCCGGTGGGCCGCGGTCCTGGCCCCTGGCTTCGGCGCCTAG
- a CDS encoding class I SAM-dependent methyltransferase, whose protein sequence is MKLVKSHYLADGKLYNHGQETTLIQVEAPEDYEALLHNIFSTGYYDRNYFESHSGLRGDRKVPHFWAMAQMLRTLRPRAVLDVGCGRGDVLSLLEPHGVQVTGIDFSEDVRSVTWPNVREHYLAGDFAERCRELAREGRRFDTLCAFDIWEHLLPRRLHEYISALVSVASEDALFVFVVPAFGTDRVFGEQFPLEMEENRARFEAREPFEFLCAERLEPPIPASGHLIWAHTEWWERQFVQHGLERLPDVERRLHAVFDLFFPHSVRSFYVFCRDPRAVQPRTRHLLPGPALVHRARLFQHMAEDIRARRITLSGEGRELLRKTVSTLAPAPVKRAWRTLRGLVRPG, encoded by the coding sequence ATGAAGCTCGTGAAGTCGCACTACCTGGCGGACGGCAAGCTCTACAACCACGGCCAGGAGACGACGCTCATCCAGGTGGAGGCGCCGGAGGACTATGAGGCCCTCCTGCACAACATCTTCTCCACCGGCTACTACGACCGGAACTACTTCGAGAGCCACAGCGGGCTGCGCGGTGACCGCAAGGTGCCGCACTTCTGGGCCATGGCGCAGATGCTCCGCACGCTGCGGCCCCGTGCGGTGCTGGACGTGGGGTGCGGGCGAGGAGATGTCCTCTCCCTGCTCGAACCCCACGGCGTTCAGGTGACGGGCATCGACTTCAGCGAGGACGTCCGCTCCGTCACCTGGCCCAACGTCCGCGAGCACTACCTCGCGGGCGACTTCGCCGAGCGGTGCCGGGAACTGGCGCGCGAGGGCCGGCGTTTCGACACGCTCTGTGCCTTCGACATCTGGGAGCACCTGCTGCCCCGGCGGCTGCACGAGTACATCTCCGCGCTCGTGTCCGTGGCGTCCGAGGACGCCCTCTTCGTCTTCGTGGTCCCTGCGTTCGGGACGGACCGTGTCTTCGGCGAGCAGTTCCCCCTGGAGATGGAGGAGAACCGCGCGCGCTTCGAGGCCCGCGAGCCCTTCGAGTTCCTCTGCGCCGAGCGCCTCGAGCCGCCCATCCCCGCCTCGGGGCATCTCATCTGGGCCCACACGGAGTGGTGGGAGCGGCAGTTCGTCCAGCACGGGCTGGAGCGCCTGCCGGACGTGGAGCGCAGGCTCCATGCGGTGTTCGACCTGTTCTTCCCGCACTCGGTCCGCTCGTTCTACGTCTTCTGCCGGGACCCGCGGGCCGTCCAGCCGCGCACGCGCCACCTGCTCCCTGGACCGGCGCTGGTCCACCGGGCGCGGTTGTTCCAGCACATGGCGGAGGACATCCGCGCGCGGCGCATCACCCTCTCCGGAGAAGGCCGTGAGCTGCTCCGCAAGACGGTGAGCACCCTGGCGCCCGCCCCCGTCAAACGCGCCTGGCGCACGCTGCGCGGGCTCGTCCGGCCGGGGTGA
- a CDS encoding ArnT family glycosyltransferase, with amino-acid sequence MHPEPPRSPLHAWLLPGLALATAALHLLFAHRYGYFRDELYFIACGQRLDWGYVDQPPFIAAAARLATTLFGHSLTGLRVLPALASAGLVALTGHLTRRFGGGGFAVALAALPAALAPLFLFQGHTLTMNAFEPLLWTGCAALLVHLVRTEQLRLWLALGALAGVGMLNKYSMAFFTVCLVLGMLLTPARRLLASRWLVLGVLLATALVLPNLLWQHGHGWPMLELLRNGQLYKNTPFKLGDFVRGQFLLMNPLSAPLWLTGLGVLLFSPTLRPYRALGFAYVLLFGLLVFLRAKDYYLAPAYPMLLAAGAVQAERLLQRPVARAAVLVPGLVGFAALAPLTLPVLPVDTFISWQRTLGIAPAQHERHEYGVLPQHYADQHGWEELVASVAEVYQRLPPEQRARTTLFAQNYGEAGALDWLGAAHGLPPARSGHNHYFLWGPGDADGPLLVVGGELEELQPVCAHVELAARVPPNPYVMPYENNLPIYLCSELKVPLATLWPSVKHYE; translated from the coding sequence ATGCACCCGGAGCCCCCCCGCTCCCCGCTCCACGCCTGGCTCCTGCCCGGGCTCGCACTCGCCACGGCGGCGCTGCACCTGCTCTTCGCCCACCGCTACGGCTACTTCCGGGACGAGCTCTACTTCATCGCCTGTGGCCAGCGGCTCGACTGGGGCTACGTGGACCAGCCCCCCTTCATCGCCGCGGCCGCCCGGCTCGCCACCACGCTCTTCGGCCATTCCCTCACGGGCCTGCGCGTGCTGCCCGCGCTCGCCTCCGCGGGGCTCGTCGCCCTCACCGGACACCTCACGCGGCGCTTCGGAGGTGGAGGCTTCGCCGTGGCGCTCGCCGCCCTCCCCGCGGCGCTCGCCCCCCTCTTCCTCTTCCAGGGCCACACCCTCACCATGAATGCCTTCGAGCCCCTCCTGTGGACGGGCTGCGCCGCGCTGCTGGTGCACCTGGTGCGCACGGAGCAGCTCCGGCTGTGGCTCGCTCTGGGAGCGCTCGCGGGCGTGGGGATGCTCAACAAGTACTCCATGGCCTTCTTCACCGTGTGCCTCGTGCTCGGCATGCTCCTCACGCCCGCGCGGAGGCTGCTGGCCAGCCGCTGGCTCGTCCTCGGCGTGCTGCTGGCCACCGCGCTCGTGCTGCCCAACCTCCTCTGGCAGCACGGACACGGCTGGCCCATGCTCGAGCTGCTGCGCAACGGCCAGCTCTACAAGAACACCCCCTTCAAGCTCGGCGACTTCGTGCGCGGGCAGTTCCTCCTGATGAACCCCCTCTCCGCGCCCTTGTGGCTCACCGGGCTCGGCGTCCTCCTGTTCTCCCCCACCCTCCGGCCCTACCGCGCGCTCGGCTTCGCCTACGTCCTGCTCTTCGGCCTGCTCGTCTTCCTGCGCGCCAAGGACTACTACCTGGCCCCCGCCTACCCCATGTTGCTCGCCGCGGGCGCGGTCCAGGCCGAGCGCCTCCTCCAGCGCCCGGTGGCACGCGCCGCGGTGCTCGTCCCGGGCCTCGTGGGCTTCGCCGCCCTCGCGCCGCTCACCCTGCCCGTGCTGCCCGTGGACACCTTCATCTCCTGGCAGCGCACCCTGGGCATCGCGCCCGCCCAGCACGAGCGTCACGAGTACGGTGTCCTGCCCCAGCACTACGCGGACCAGCATGGCTGGGAGGAGCTCGTCGCCTCGGTGGCCGAGGTGTACCAGCGCCTGCCTCCGGAGCAGCGGGCGCGCACCACCCTCTTCGCGCAGAACTACGGGGAGGCCGGGGCGCTCGACTGGCTCGGCGCGGCCCATGGCCTTCCCCCCGCGCGCTCGGGCCACAACCACTACTTCCTCTGGGGGCCCGGGGACGCGGACGGGCCGCTCCTCGTGGTGGGTGGCGAACTGGAGGAGCTCCAGCCCGTGTGCGCGCACGTCGAGCTCGCCGCACGCGTCCCTCCCAATCCCTACGTCATGCCCTACGAGAACAACCTGCCGATCTACCTGTGCTCGGAGCTGAAGGTGCCGCTGGCCACCCTCTGGCCGAGCGTGAAGCACTACGAGTAG